A stretch of Xenopus laevis strain J_2021 chromosome 8S, Xenopus_laevis_v10.1, whole genome shotgun sequence DNA encodes these proteins:
- the LOC108700368 gene encoding SLAM family member 9 → MKVPFSSLLLLLLQESGIYSICCEHNKTLIFGAEEGNVLLQVERRFPIRDISWFVGEKMIASTYLNGEMHIPTFTNRLSSTTDGSLRIHSLGKKDQGVYTAYIRQMDKEICSQKYELQVYRNLSQTDIHINHSVSIKETCDVTLFCVVNGTDVTLTWLNVGMDQTVSVNRDLHVYDAHQGETYICTAGNPIRNVSKALTPWDLCEQAKALNHCRLQNIIKLVLLIWIMLQAICLLIHQRAAQRRRQRARGLARTHSGHNWMKIP, encoded by the exons ATGAAGGTTCCTTTCTCCAGTCTCCTCCTGCTCCTACTCCAGGAAA GTGGCATCTACTCCATATGCTGTGAGCACAATAAAACACTGATCTTTGGAGCTGAGGAGGGGAATGTCCTTCTGCAAGTGGAGCGTAGGTTTCCCATACGAGACATTTCATGGTTTGTTGGTGAAAAGATGATTGCGTCAACGTATCTGAATGGCGAGATGCACATTCCTACATTCACAAACAGACTGAGCAGCACGACGGATGGATCTCTACGCATTCACTCCCTAGGAAAGAAAGACCAGGGGGTCTATACGGCCTATATACGGCAAATGGATAAAGAGATCTGTTCCCAAAAGTACGAGCTGCAAGTGTATA GAAATTTATCTCAAACTGATATCCACATCAACCATAGCGTATCCATAAAGGAAACATGTGACGTCACCTTGTTTTGTGTGGTGAATGGAACTGACGTAACGCTTACTTGGCTTAACGTAGGGATGGACCAGACTGTATCAGTGAACAGGGATCTCCATGTCTATGATGCTCATCAAGGGGAAACCTACATCTGCACAGCAGGGAATCCTATCAGAAATGTTTCCAAAGCACTAACGCCTTGGGATCTCTGTGAGCAAG CTAAAGCCCTGAACCACTGCAGActacaaaatataataaagctGGTGCTGCTCATATGGATAATGCTACAGGCCATTTGCCTCCTTAtccaccagagggcagcacagcgCAGGAGGCAAAGGGCCAGAGGACTCGCTCGTACGCACTCAGGTCACAACTGGATGAAGATTCCATAA